The following proteins come from a genomic window of Hydrogenispora ethanolica:
- a CDS encoding redox-sensing transcriptional repressor Rex, protein MDFKSNHHHKNFIDGVPYATVKRLPFYHRFLTDLSKKEVERISSRELAAKMGINPSQLRQDLCYFGSFGQQGYGYRVNDLLREVNRILGLNQEIKMVLVGGGHLGTALANYDNFSRRGFIIKAIFDKNPEVIGGYIKGIPVLDIKELQEYLRVEPVEIGVITTPAEAAQETADRLVQGGVKAIWNFAPVSLKVPEEVLLENMHISESLLLLSFKLKQRRNQPDPV, encoded by the coding sequence ATGGATTTTAAATCAAATCATCATCACAAGAATTTTATCGATGGGGTGCCCTATGCTACCGTCAAACGGTTGCCCTTTTACCATCGTTTTTTGACGGACCTCTCCAAAAAAGAGGTGGAGCGGATCTCCTCCCGGGAATTGGCTGCCAAAATGGGGATCAATCCTTCGCAACTGCGGCAGGATCTCTGTTATTTCGGTTCATTCGGGCAGCAAGGCTACGGCTACCGCGTCAATGACCTGTTGCGGGAGGTCAACCGGATTCTGGGTCTTAACCAGGAGATAAAAATGGTGCTGGTCGGCGGAGGACATCTGGGAACGGCGCTGGCCAACTACGATAACTTCAGCCGCCGCGGCTTTATCATCAAGGCGATCTTCGACAAAAACCCCGAGGTCATCGGGGGATATATTAAGGGGATACCGGTCCTGGATATCAAGGAGCTTCAGGAATATTTGCGAGTGGAGCCGGTGGAGATCGGAGTCATCACCACACCCGCCGAGGCGGCCCAGGAAACTGCGGACCGGTTGGTCCAGGGAGGAGTCAAGGCCATTTGGAACTTTGCTCCGGTCAGCCTCAAGGTCCCCGAAGAAGTGCTCCTGGAGAATATGCATATCAGCGAGAGTCTTTTGCTCCTCTCGTTCAAATTGAAACAACGGCGCAATCAACCCGATCCGGTGTAA
- a CDS encoding PAS domain-containing protein produces the protein MIDGMDEQILRAMYETLPVEISIIDANDEIIGWNKHETRLFKRPLTAMNIDFRYYQPDEALPKAELIIREMKEGKYSKAHFWFDLKPDHHGKMQKVLIEFYALRDYSGKYLGCMECTHNVSAESGEDLLKGA, from the coding sequence ATGATTGATGGAATGGATGAGCAGATTCTTCGGGCAATGTATGAAACACTGCCGGTCGAGATCAGCATCATCGATGCCAATGACGAGATCATTGGCTGGAATAAGCATGAGACTCGGTTGTTTAAACGGCCGCTGACGGCGATGAATATTGATTTCCGGTACTACCAGCCGGACGAGGCCCTTCCCAAGGCCGAACTGATCATCCGGGAAATGAAAGAGGGGAAATATAGCAAAGCGCATTTCTGGTTCGATTTGAAGCCGGATCATCACGGCAAAATGCAAAAAGTATTAATCGAGTTTTACGCCTTGCGGGATTACTCCGGCAAATATCTCGGCTGTATGGAGTGTACTCACAATGTCAGTGCGGAGAGCGGGGAGGACCTTTTAAAAGGCGCCTGA